A single Fluviispira vulneris DNA region contains:
- a CDS encoding glycosyltransferase family 2 protein codes for MSTFNFTTLCTYKVSIIIPIYNDEVVIPRLVNETLINYKNENKYEIIIIDDFSVDNSLNLIKELLILNNFDNYIILKHSKNLGASAARNYGCRHANGEFIAFLDSDDSWHLQKLELQINIMMQQKSFLSGTLHKVIDPKNLKKSMNLEINNVNFCEIKWPNILFKSPFSTPSVVMHRSLLKNFKFDESFRYSEDYDLWLRISNSYKTVKILENLTFTFKHDYLSNNKSLSSNLLRMQNSLTFIKLKAIKDRNINLLRKIIVFISIFFDFLKLFRRIILMIGFKIKTIRFT; via the coding sequence ATGTCAACATTTAACTTTACAACACTTTGTACTTATAAAGTATCTATTATAATACCTATTTACAATGATGAAGTTGTCATTCCCAGACTGGTAAATGAAACCTTAATTAATTATAAAAACGAAAATAAATATGAGATAATTATTATAGATGACTTTAGTGTTGATAATAGTTTAAACCTAATAAAAGAATTGCTTATATTGAATAATTTCGATAATTATATTATATTAAAGCATTCTAAGAATCTAGGTGCTTCAGCTGCTAGAAACTATGGATGTAGGCATGCAAACGGTGAATTTATAGCTTTTCTCGACAGTGATGACTCATGGCATTTGCAAAAGCTTGAGCTACAAATAAATATTATGATGCAACAAAAGTCTTTTCTATCAGGAACTTTACATAAAGTGATTGATCCAAAAAATTTAAAAAAAAGTATGAACTTAGAAATTAACAATGTGAATTTTTGTGAAATAAAATGGCCAAATATTCTATTTAAGTCGCCTTTCTCTACACCAAGTGTAGTTATGCATAGAAGTTTATTAAAAAACTTCAAATTTGATGAATCTTTTAGATATTCTGAAGATTACGATCTATGGCTTAGAATTTCAAACTCCTACAAAACAGTTAAAATCTTGGAAAATTTAACATTTACCTTTAAACATGACTACTTATCAAATAATAAATCGCTTAGTTCAAATTTATTACGTATGCAAAACAGCCTTACATTTATCAAGCTTAAAGCGATCAAAGATAGAAACATAAATTTATTAAGAAAAATCATTGTTTTTATTTCAATTTTTTTTGATTTTTTAAAATTATTTAGACGAATTATCTTGATGATAGGATTTAAAATTAAGACAATAAGATTTACTTAA
- a CDS encoding DNA-3-methyladenine glycosylase: protein MNHLDRNFFKQNATELAPKLLGMTLCHVNSKGLRKTGIIVETEAYMPDDPACHASRGKTKRTLPMFEEGGMSYVYLIYGMYYCFNIVSGEKDSGQAVLIRALEIPNYPHAKEAAGPGKLCRYLEITKEHNGILLAKENNLWLENSIIIPRFEIVTAPRIGISAGKENLWRFYIKNNNSISKK from the coding sequence ATGAACCACCTAGATAGAAATTTCTTTAAACAAAATGCAACGGAACTCGCCCCAAAGCTCCTTGGCATGACGCTTTGTCACGTCAATTCTAAAGGTCTGCGCAAAACAGGAATCATTGTCGAAACGGAAGCTTATATGCCAGACGACCCTGCTTGCCACGCTTCTCGGGGTAAAACCAAGCGCACTCTTCCCATGTTTGAGGAAGGTGGTATGAGCTATGTTTATCTTATCTATGGTATGTATTATTGCTTTAATATTGTTTCAGGCGAAAAAGACAGTGGTCAAGCAGTACTTATTCGTGCACTTGAAATTCCCAATTATCCCCATGCTAAAGAAGCCGCTGGTCCTGGTAAGCTTTGCCGTTACCTTGAGATTACAAAAGAACACAATGGTATTTTACTTGCAAAAGAAAACAATCTTTGGTTAGAAAATTCAATAATAATTCCTAGATTCGAAATTGTAACCGCCCCGCGTATAGGAATTTCTGCAGGAAAAGAAAATCTGTGGAGATTTTATATAAAAAATAACAACTCAATTAGTAAAAAATAA
- a CDS encoding RsmD family RNA methyltransferase, producing MSKQSTKYQTTKLNLARGLRFRIGEDGNIYASISSSSGEFYIAPEVLTFLCFLTDNNKVTDIDLIPNKIKKQYNNLLNNIPNKEECKELLNDLIGAGVVISSNAENSRHLHEDGFGDPWIQWAMISDNMRSNAYFAALKQVLTNHSIVLDVGAGTGLLSAQALSLGAKKVIAIEETKIAENIKPIFTKLGLETSAKNFILHNTNSFDVEINEPITNVVSELFGNDPFQEGVIPTLREIGSRFVGKQITYIPNKVSVFFNLIELNNHPVLHRIKAFNKLKADSNKINFTEKFMHAAASKLDLNSISFPIALNANDFKYLAKTCALGATRLDPPPVYSSDLTKHPLYGKKEIIIEEDCDNILAIIWFRVHLTQSITISSNPKEEDACEHWSPIAIPLKKLLNKQNKIEIKYQLSEQENLFCCDIYHNEEKIGSR from the coding sequence ATGTCCAAACAAAGCACAAAATACCAAACTACAAAACTCAACTTAGCAAGAGGGCTTCGCTTTCGTATTGGAGAAGATGGTAATATATATGCATCTATTTCAAGTTCATCGGGTGAATTTTATATCGCACCTGAAGTTTTGACCTTTTTGTGCTTTTTAACAGACAACAACAAAGTAACAGATATAGATCTCATTCCTAACAAAATAAAGAAACAATATAATAATCTTTTAAATAACATTCCAAACAAAGAAGAATGCAAAGAATTATTAAATGATCTTATTGGCGCAGGAGTTGTCATCAGCTCAAATGCAGAGAATTCTCGCCATCTACATGAGGATGGTTTCGGTGACCCTTGGATTCAATGGGCTATGATCTCTGATAATATGCGGTCGAACGCATATTTTGCTGCATTAAAGCAAGTTCTTACAAATCATTCTATCGTTCTGGATGTGGGTGCAGGAACAGGTCTTCTGTCAGCACAAGCATTATCGCTTGGAGCAAAAAAAGTCATTGCTATAGAAGAAACTAAAATAGCAGAAAATATTAAACCTATCTTTACAAAGTTAGGTCTTGAAACCAGTGCTAAGAATTTTATATTGCACAACACTAATAGTTTTGATGTTGAAATAAATGAACCGATTACAAATGTTGTAAGCGAACTTTTTGGCAATGATCCTTTCCAAGAGGGAGTGATTCCCACTCTCAGAGAAATTGGCTCACGCTTTGTTGGCAAACAAATTACATATATTCCAAATAAAGTCTCAGTATTTTTTAATTTAATTGAATTGAATAATCACCCAGTTTTGCATAGAATCAAAGCATTTAATAAGCTCAAAGCAGATTCCAATAAGATTAATTTTACTGAAAAGTTTATGCATGCTGCTGCAAGTAAATTAGATTTAAATTCTATTTCATTTCCGATTGCCTTAAATGCAAATGATTTTAAATATCTGGCAAAAACTTGTGCATTGGGTGCAACACGTCTAGATCCTCCACCTGTTTATAGTTCAGATTTAACGAAACATCCACTCTATGGAAAAAAAGAAATTATTATTGAAGAAGATTGTGACAATATTCTTGCTATTATTTGGTTTAGAGTCCATTTGACTCAGTCAATTACTATTTCATCAAATCCTAAAGAAGAAGATGCTTGTGAACACTGGAGTCCCATTGCCATACCACTTAAAAAACTTTTAAATAAACAAAATAAAATTGAAATTAAATATCAACTCAGTGAACAAGAAAATCTATTTTGCTGCGATATTTATCACAATGAAGAAAAAATAGGATCAAGATGA
- a CDS encoding cytidylyltransferase domain-containing protein encodes MSLNIHCIIQARMTSTRLPGKVMKILGDKSVLQHVIDRCSKSIYLSKIIIASPFGEESIPIRTFAEENNVQYFEGLENDVLNRYYCASQQFNSDIIVRITSDCPLIDPCIIDAMLSNFLCEYNTTQELHYYSNTIERTFPRGLDVEIFTKKTLEILNTEAFLAEDREHVTRYIYFNLDKFNVGNYKCLLNLSKYRLTLDTEEDFNMFKELHKFNNIERFYLPDIIKILEKAPFIQKINENVVQKSL; translated from the coding sequence ATGTCTTTAAATATTCATTGTATAATTCAAGCAAGAATGACTTCAACTCGTCTCCCTGGCAAGGTAATGAAGATACTCGGTGATAAAAGTGTTCTTCAGCATGTTATTGATAGATGTAGCAAAAGTATTTATTTATCAAAAATAATTATTGCATCCCCATTTGGTGAAGAAAGCATACCGATTCGAACATTTGCAGAAGAAAATAATGTTCAATATTTCGAAGGTTTAGAAAATGATGTATTAAATAGGTATTATTGTGCCTCTCAGCAATTTAATTCAGATATAATTGTAAGAATAACGTCAGATTGTCCTCTCATTGATCCTTGTATTATTGATGCTATGCTCTCAAATTTCTTATGTGAATACAATACAACTCAGGAACTTCATTACTACTCCAATACGATTGAAAGAACATTTCCAAGAGGATTGGACGTAGAAATTTTCACAAAAAAAACGTTGGAAATATTGAACACAGAAGCATTTCTCGCAGAAGACAGAGAGCATGTAACGCGATACATATATTTTAATTTAGATAAATTTAATGTTGGAAATTATAAATGCTTATTAAATTTATCTAAATATAGATTGACTCTAGATACAGAAGAAGACTTCAACATGTTCAAAGAATTACATAAATTTAATAATATTGAACGATTTTATCTGCCAGATATTATTAAAATCCTAGAAAAAGCTCCTTTTATACAAAAAATAAATGAAAATGTGGTACAAAAATCATTATAA
- a CDS encoding class I SAM-dependent methyltransferase has protein sequence MYQKNDKNEVSKIKYSKSSSFYFETKNDFFIDNDILLSNSLKKNLLYASQPRRDKCKICSEDLPNKIDIYKHGIEYSFCELCNHLNGKYDDTKAFIEQIYILNSGLEYSSNYIDTSFEKRSNDIYLPKVDFLLDNLPLNTCKILDIGCGCGYFVYSSLKRGIEASGIDISKAMVEFGNSQISHFLAKFPLSVVDEEGFFGAIKVSNVDVITAIGVIEHFF, from the coding sequence ATGTATCAAAAAAATGATAAAAATGAGGTTTCAAAAATTAAATATTCTAAATCCTCATCGTTTTACTTTGAGACAAAAAATGATTTTTTTATTGATAATGATATTTTGCTAAGTAATTCTTTAAAGAAAAATCTATTATATGCTTCGCAGCCACGCCGAGATAAATGTAAAATATGTTCAGAGGATCTGCCAAATAAGATAGATATTTATAAACATGGAATTGAATATTCATTTTGCGAATTATGTAATCATTTAAATGGAAAGTATGATGATACTAAAGCATTTATTGAGCAAATATATATATTAAATTCTGGTTTAGAGTATTCAAGTAATTATATTGATACAAGTTTCGAAAAACGCTCTAATGACATTTACTTACCAAAAGTTGATTTTTTATTAGATAATCTTCCACTGAATACATGTAAAATTTTAGATATTGGATGCGGTTGTGGATATTTTGTTTATTCTTCATTAAAAAGGGGGATTGAAGCATCTGGAATTGATATCAGTAAAGCTATGGTTGAATTTGGAAATAGTCAAATATCACATTTTTTAGCTAAATTCCCTCTTTCAGTAGTTGATGAAGAAGGTTTTTTTGGTGCAATTAAAGTTAGTAATGTCGATGTTATAACTGCTATTGGAGTCATTGAGCATTTTTTTTGA
- a CDS encoding sugar transferase codes for MIHVKHIRRRKFFVLVDFLVVLLSIYIAIFVRTKINIPIFEGLLPSAVIDQQITLFFTTIILGSSFCISGYLVGLYDMWNTSSITIWAQKIIFPNLLIVAIAFSYLYLSKNFYFPSSFLVTLFIINFWLSLLWRVFYFKIFEREISNIVLIGEHENCYEFSQEFLKDPFINRIKVCAIFCYNIKESIASTGLQPKNISEFKNFSQDNLITSIIIVNSNNIQENIFPDVFKAARKGVQVFTVPNHYEILLGRLRHVHVNDLPLIELKLENSVSFYLKIKRLFDILFSLIILTFLSIPIAIISILTKLTSKGPVIYKQQRVGRDSKVFNIIKFRSMMDNAELKTGDVFASKNDPRITKFGKFMRETRLDEIPQLINILKGDMSFIGPRPERPSFVNKFEKEIPAYSERTRIRPGLTGLAQIHGDYESSADTKLKYDLAYLVNQSFFLDFQILVKTIKVLLLRKGQ; via the coding sequence ATGATACATGTGAAGCATATTCGTAGAAGAAAATTTTTTGTATTAGTAGATTTTTTAGTTGTATTATTGTCTATTTATATTGCTATATTTGTAAGAACAAAGATAAATATCCCAATTTTTGAAGGACTATTACCTTCAGCTGTTATTGATCAGCAGATTACTCTTTTCTTTACAACAATTATTTTAGGCAGTAGTTTTTGCATTAGCGGATACTTAGTTGGCTTATACGATATGTGGAATACATCTAGTATAACAATTTGGGCACAAAAAATTATTTTTCCAAACTTACTTATAGTTGCAATTGCTTTTTCATATCTCTATTTAAGTAAAAACTTTTACTTTCCCAGTTCATTTTTAGTAACACTCTTTATAATAAATTTTTGGCTGTCTCTTTTATGGAGAGTTTTTTATTTTAAAATATTTGAACGCGAAATTAGCAATATTGTTCTTATAGGTGAGCATGAGAATTGCTATGAATTCTCCCAAGAATTTTTAAAAGATCCTTTTATAAATAGAATAAAAGTTTGCGCAATATTCTGCTATAATATAAAAGAATCAATCGCATCAACAGGATTACAGCCTAAAAATATTTCTGAATTTAAGAATTTTTCACAAGACAATTTAATAACTTCTATAATTATTGTTAACTCAAACAATATTCAAGAAAATATTTTTCCCGATGTTTTTAAAGCCGCACGCAAGGGTGTTCAAGTCTTTACAGTGCCAAATCACTACGAAATACTATTAGGCAGACTGAGACATGTCCATGTCAATGACCTCCCACTTATTGAATTAAAATTAGAAAATAGCGTCTCATTTTATCTTAAAATTAAACGTCTATTCGATATATTATTTTCATTGATTATTCTAACATTTTTATCAATTCCAATCGCTATCATTTCAATACTAACAAAATTAACTTCAAAAGGGCCCGTAATTTACAAACAACAAAGAGTAGGCAGAGATTCTAAAGTTTTTAATATAATCAAATTTAGAAGTATGATGGATAATGCTGAATTAAAAACTGGCGATGTTTTTGCAAGTAAAAACGACCCAAGAATTACAAAATTTGGTAAATTTATGCGCGAAACACGGTTGGATGAAATCCCACAACTTATAAATATTTTAAAAGGGGATATGAGTTTTATAGGACCACGTCCAGAAAGGCCGTCCTTTGTTAATAAGTTTGAAAAAGAAATTCCAGCTTATTCAGAGCGCACTCGCATCAGACCTGGTTTAACAGGTCTTGCCCAGATCCATGGTGATTACGAAAGCAGCGCTGATACGAAACTAAAATACGATTTAGCTTATTTGGTCAATCAAAGTTTTTTCTTAGATTTTCAGATTTTAGTAAAGACAATTAAGGTTTTGCTTTTAAGAAAAGGGCAATAA
- the rfbG gene encoding CDP-glucose 4,6-dehydratase, whose protein sequence is MPIKQSFKETYNNKKVFITGHTGFKGAWLTQWLLELGAEVSGYSLYIPSDPSLFEILDLKSKIQDHRQDIRDFPTLQKTIHDFKPDIIFHLAAQSIVMESYNKPRENFEVNVMGMVNILESIKTIEGIQAAVLITSDKCYENVEWEYGYRETDRLGGKDPYSASKACAEIIFSSYVRSFPLLKNKFVATTRAGNVIGGGDWAAQRIIPDAMRSWSKGLSLSIRNPFSTRPWQHVLDPLSGYLWLGAQLLQKNKLLNGESFNFGPHSDSNHTVEKLLKIIEKDWNSPPTIIENQETRIGEAHLLKLCCDRASSLLNWKPNLTFEETLLFTNEWYLNFYKNNSINMKEFTLHQLNNYFNFANKRNLCWAT, encoded by the coding sequence TTGCCTATTAAACAATCATTCAAAGAAACTTATAATAATAAAAAAGTATTTATCACAGGACATACTGGATTTAAAGGAGCATGGCTAACGCAGTGGCTTCTTGAATTAGGAGCAGAAGTATCAGGTTATTCTTTATATATACCTTCAGATCCAAGTTTATTCGAAATACTAGATTTAAAATCAAAAATTCAAGATCATAGACAAGATATAAGAGATTTTCCCACACTACAAAAAACTATTCATGACTTTAAACCAGACATTATTTTTCATTTAGCAGCACAATCTATTGTCATGGAATCTTACAATAAGCCGAGAGAAAATTTTGAAGTAAATGTAATGGGTATGGTTAACATTCTTGAATCGATCAAAACGATCGAAGGAATTCAAGCTGCAGTCTTAATTACAAGTGATAAGTGTTATGAAAATGTAGAATGGGAGTATGGCTATCGTGAAACAGATCGTTTAGGCGGCAAAGATCCTTATAGCGCATCAAAAGCATGTGCTGAAATAATTTTTAGCTCTTATGTGAGGTCTTTTCCTTTACTTAAAAATAAATTTGTAGCAACTACCCGAGCTGGCAATGTCATTGGCGGAGGTGATTGGGCTGCTCAAAGAATAATTCCAGATGCAATGAGATCTTGGTCAAAGGGATTGAGCCTAAGTATTCGAAATCCATTTTCGACAAGACCCTGGCAGCATGTTTTAGATCCTCTAAGTGGTTATTTATGGCTCGGAGCTCAGTTACTTCAAAAAAATAAACTTTTAAATGGAGAGTCGTTTAATTTTGGACCTCATTCAGATTCCAACCATACAGTTGAAAAACTACTAAAAATAATTGAAAAAGACTGGAATTCACCACCAACGATAATTGAGAATCAAGAAACACGGATTGGTGAAGCTCATTTACTAAAGTTATGCTGCGATAGAGCTTCATCTCTCTTAAATTGGAAACCGAATTTGACCTTTGAAGAGACGCTCTTATTTACAAATGAATGGTACTTAAATTTTTATAAAAATAATTCTATCAACATGAAAGAATTTACATTGCATCAGCTTAATAATTATTTTAATTTTGCAAATAAGAGGAATTTATGTTGGGCTACTTAA
- a CDS encoding glycosyltransferase family 4 protein, which translates to MSSNIQNNNSSKKIVFVTNSSKYFFSHRISLANFLLENGFNIVAITKIDSSDKIQDKFSANFKLINWNIDRKSFYPIKELYTLIKLFFLIKQEKPDCVHSMTIKSVIYSGIVCRILGLPMVSLIPGLGTAFTYPGIIGFFLKKIAIFLYKISLNNKDFKIFFENNDNKETFIKLKILNPNNAITINGSGIDIEKFKFKPRNFQDNTKRFVLMAARLIKDKGLIEYIEAAKIIAKERSDIQFILAGEIDPGNITSFSKEEILAMLNGTQISYIGYQKNILEILEQAHIFCLPSYHEGLPVSVLEALASGAIVVTSNVPGCRDAVLNGKIGYTVQAKNPLELANAILEISNFKSYPQIGYKARLAIEEIFSSSIINNIYLNTYMKILNIKH; encoded by the coding sequence ATGAGTTCGAATATCCAAAATAATAATAGTTCAAAAAAAATAGTATTTGTTACCAATTCTTCAAAATATTTTTTTTCCCATCGAATCTCTCTAGCAAACTTTTTACTTGAAAATGGATTCAATATTGTAGCTATCACTAAAATTGATTCCTCTGATAAAATTCAAGATAAATTTTCAGCAAATTTTAAATTAATTAATTGGAATATAGACAGAAAAAGCTTTTATCCAATAAAAGAATTATATACATTGATTAAGTTATTTTTCCTAATAAAACAAGAAAAACCAGATTGCGTCCACAGCATGACAATAAAAAGTGTTATTTATTCTGGAATAGTTTGCAGAATTTTAGGATTGCCTATGGTTTCATTAATTCCAGGCTTAGGAACAGCCTTTACATACCCTGGCATAATAGGATTTTTTCTGAAAAAAATTGCTATTTTTCTCTATAAAATATCCTTAAACAATAAAGACTTTAAAATTTTCTTTGAAAATAATGACAATAAAGAGACTTTTATTAAATTAAAAATTCTTAATCCAAACAATGCAATTACAATTAATGGAAGCGGTATAGATATTGAAAAGTTTAAATTCAAGCCTAGAAATTTCCAAGACAATACAAAGCGATTTGTCCTAATGGCCGCAAGGCTTATAAAAGACAAAGGACTGATTGAGTATATTGAAGCTGCAAAAATTATTGCGAAAGAAAGGAGTGACATACAATTTATTCTTGCAGGAGAAATCGATCCTGGAAACATAACATCTTTTTCAAAAGAAGAAATTTTAGCAATGCTAAATGGAACTCAAATTTCTTATATTGGCTATCAAAAAAATATTCTTGAAATTTTAGAACAAGCACATATTTTTTGCTTACCGAGTTATCACGAAGGTCTGCCGGTATCAGTTTTAGAGGCACTCGCTTCTGGAGCAATTGTTGTCACATCAAATGTTCCTGGCTGCAGAGATGCAGTATTAAACGGCAAAATAGGCTATACTGTACAAGCGAAAAACCCTCTCGAACTTGCAAATGCCATTTTAGAAATTTCTAATTTTAAATCTTATCCTCAAATTGGTTATAAAGCGCGCTTAGCTATTGAAGAAATTTTCTCTTCTAGCATAATTAATAATATTTATTTAAATACATACATGAAAATATTAAATATTAAGCATTAA
- a CDS encoding lipid II:glycine glycyltransferase FemX, with protein MVKWKPIIKQNENQLFWDNLFKNKLYTSFYQSYNWGEYKRNFKWIPYRLTCHEESSDICLEQIQILVKSYKINFFYLWIFRISICWIPGVSIETSKFLDNNFIQLIKKLTKSNIVYLRSSIFSSYSTINSIILISQNWRRALVPLSTGLSMVHDLTIDLSQLDKIMSSNWRHNLKRGLTKNSEPKKWDNPSAKKIFELYRDVELKKNIAEQFSLSEIEKLLQYFGENLIIFKVENIFNEVIAIRGCIIWGNTAFDLFAAANEEARKIYASHVILAKLLKYCISQNVIRYDMAGIDPINGKGVYHFKKGSGAKEIEYMGEWEQSNSKILRLIINFKVSRISNVNI; from the coding sequence ATGGTAAAATGGAAACCAATTATCAAACAGAATGAAAACCAATTATTTTGGGACAACTTGTTTAAGAATAAATTATATACTTCATTTTATCAAAGTTATAATTGGGGTGAATACAAAAGAAATTTCAAATGGATACCTTATCGATTAACTTGTCATGAAGAATCCTCAGATATTTGCTTAGAGCAAATTCAAATTTTAGTTAAATCTTATAAAATAAATTTTTTTTATTTATGGATATTTAGAATATCAATTTGCTGGATTCCTGGAGTGTCTATTGAGACTTCAAAGTTTTTAGATAATAATTTTATTCAATTAATAAAAAAACTAACTAAATCCAATATCGTTTATCTCAGAAGCTCTATTTTTTCTTCATATTCTACCATAAATTCAATTATACTTATAAGTCAAAATTGGAGAAGGGCTCTCGTTCCACTCAGCACTGGCTTAAGCATGGTACATGATTTAACCATTGACTTATCACAGTTAGATAAGATTATGAGCTCAAATTGGCGACATAATTTAAAAAGAGGTCTAACAAAAAACTCTGAACCAAAGAAATGGGACAATCCTTCTGCTAAAAAGATTTTTGAGCTTTATCGTGACGTTGAATTAAAAAAAAATATTGCAGAGCAATTTTCTTTAAGTGAAATTGAAAAATTATTACAATACTTTGGTGAAAATCTCATAATATTTAAAGTAGAAAATATATTCAATGAAGTTATTGCAATCAGAGGTTGTATCATTTGGGGAAACACTGCATTTGATTTATTTGCTGCAGCAAATGAAGAAGCAAGAAAAATTTATGCTTCTCACGTAATTCTTGCTAAACTTTTAAAATATTGCATAAGCCAAAATGTTATTCGCTATGATATGGCAGGTATAGATCCAATAAATGGCAAAGGGGTTTATCATTTTAAAAAAGGGAGTGGTGCAAAAGAAATTGAATACATGGGTGAGTGGGAGCAATCGAATTCGAAAATATTAAGATTAATAATTAATTTTAAAGTCAGTAGGATTTCAAATGTCAACATTTAA
- a CDS encoding DegT/DnrJ/EryC1/StrS family aminotransferase: protein MLGYLKLSNHEKELVNSIYYNKNLFHKNKTNIILPPLNTFYFGYCRNALYEALVLLNVMKGDKVLLPSFICKDLLSAINSLSAEPVFYDVNENFDLIIPPESLPKAKVIIAVNYFGFPQTLDKFKEYCSRNNCYLIEDNAHGFLSKDEYNNYLGTRGDIGIFSFRKTLPLESGAALLINNKLIHNSLNSNSDLKYTISLKYKMKNSIRKTCAFCGLWHIYLFIYLIRMFRKIKTGNIFPVSDTSEEYILPKNKLLKDNLMNHLNNLNIESEIERRRKLYFLAEKLLINEKCIFIYKELPKNVAPYLFPFYCQPENIDSIKRKLAQNFLFCFPWPDLPQELKNNCPDYYKNIWGVSFQW, encoded by the coding sequence ATGTTGGGCTACTTAAAACTGAGTAATCATGAAAAGGAACTCGTAAATAGTATTTATTATAATAAAAATTTATTTCACAAAAATAAAACCAATATAATTCTACCCCCTTTAAATACATTTTATTTTGGATATTGCCGAAATGCCTTATATGAAGCATTAGTACTATTAAATGTTATGAAAGGTGATAAGGTTCTTTTACCAAGTTTTATTTGCAAAGATTTATTATCAGCTATTAATAGCTTATCAGCAGAACCCGTTTTTTACGATGTGAATGAAAATTTTGATCTTATTATCCCTCCAGAGTCTCTTCCAAAGGCCAAAGTTATTATTGCAGTAAATTACTTTGGCTTTCCTCAAACACTAGATAAATTTAAAGAATACTGTTCTAGAAATAATTGTTATTTGATCGAAGATAATGCTCATGGTTTTCTCAGCAAAGATGAATACAATAATTACCTAGGAACAAGAGGAGATATTGGAATCTTTAGCTTCAGAAAAACATTACCTTTAGAAAGTGGAGCAGCATTACTTATAAATAACAAATTAATTCATAACAGTTTAAACTCTAACTCAGATTTAAAATATACAATTTCATTAAAATACAAAATGAAAAATTCAATTAGAAAAACTTGCGCTTTTTGTGGATTATGGCACATTTATCTATTTATTTACCTTATCAGAATGTTTCGAAAAATAAAAACAGGCAATATCTTCCCAGTTTCAGATACTTCAGAAGAATACATTTTGCCAAAAAATAAATTGCTGAAAGATAATTTAATGAATCATCTTAATAATCTCAATATTGAATCTGAAATTGAAAGAAGAAGAAAATTATATTTTTTAGCTGAAAAATTATTAATCAATGAAAAATGCATATTTATATACAAAGAATTACCCAAAAATGTAGCCCCTTACTTATTTCCATTTTACTGTCAACCTGAAAATATTGACTCAATTAAAAGAAAACTTGCTCAAAATTTTTTATTCTGTTTTCCATGGCCAGATCTTCCACAAGAACTAAAAAATAATTGTCCTGATTATTATAAAAACATTTGGGGAGTTTCATTTCAATGGTAA